The genomic stretch CGCCGGCGACCAGAGCCGTGTCGTGACACCGCGCGCGGCAATCGAGGCAGGCGCAACCTATCTCGTGGTGGGACGACCGGTGACACGGGCAGTCGACCCGGCAACGGCGCTCGCGCGCATTCTCACTGACCTCGGGCCCACGCGCAGCGAGGGCGGATGATGATGGCGGTGGCAGCGCCCGACATGAAACGCATCGCGGCCACACGCCTGCTGGTCGTCGGCGACGTGATGCTCGATCGCTACTGGTTCGGCGAGGTGAGCCGCATCTCGCCCGAGGCGCCGGTGCCGGTGGTCAAGGTGGACCGCGTGGAAGCGCGTCCGGGCGGCGCGGCAAACGTCGCGCGCAACGTCGCCGCGCTGCGGGCCGGTGTCGAACTGCTCTCCGTGATCGGCGAGGACGAGGCCGGGGAGACGCTCGAGGCGTTGCTCGCGGAAGAGGACATCCCCGCCTCGCTGCACCGCGATGCCGCGGTCACGACCACGGTGAAGCTGCGCGTGATCGGACGCCAGCAGCAACTGCTGCGCATCGACTTCGAAACCTGGCCGAGTCACGAGACGCTCGCCGCGAAGCTGGCGGAGTTCGAGGAACTGCTGCCGTCCGCCGACGTGGTGATCCTGTCCGACTACGGCAAGGGCGGTCTCGCTCACATCGAGCGCATGATCGCGCTTGCCCGCGAACGGGGCACGACCGTGCTCGTCGATCCGAAAGGCGAGGATTACGTCCGCTATCGCGGGGCGACGCTGCTCACGCCGAATCGCGCCGAGTTCCGGCAGGTGGTCGGCCGCTGGCGCAGCGAAACGGAGCTCGAGGAGAAGGCGCAGCGCCTGCGCGAGGAACTCGACCTGGGGGCGCTGCTCGTCACCCGCAGCGAGGACGGCATGAGCCTGTTCCAGGCGAGCGGGTGCCTGCACGTGCCGACGGTGGCACGCGAGGTGTATGACGTGAGCGGTGCCGGAGATACCGTGATCGCGACCCTCGGCGTCATGCTGGCGGCGGGGACGAGTCTCGCCGAAGCGGTGCGCCACGCGAACCGCGCGGCGGGCATTGTCGTCGGCAAGCTCGGCACGGCGGTCGCTACCCCCGAGGAACTGTTCGGGGCCTAAGTTCGTCTCTCTCGGAAGATGCGGGCCATAATGGACGGCAAGGCATGCACCGGCAGTGCGCCCGGCGTGTCCCATCCGCATTGCGCACAGGCTGGAGGTCTCGCATGATCGTAGTGACGGGCGCCGCAGGATTCATCGGCGCCAACCTCGTCAGGGGTCTCAACGACCGCGACGAGTCCGATATTCTGGCGGTCGACAATCTCACGCGCGGCGACAAGTTCGCCAACCTGGTGGATTGCGAGATCGCCGATTATCTCGACAAGGAAGTCTTCCTGCGCGAGCTTGCCGACGGCACCTTCGACGGCGAGATCACCGCCATCCTCCATCAGGGCGCGTGCTCCGACACGATGGAGCGCGATGGCCGCTACCTGATGGAGAACAACTACCGCTACACGGTGACCCTGTTCGAGCATTGCCAGAGCGAGGACGTGCCCTTCATCTACGCCTCCTCGGCCGCGGTGTACGGCGCGGGGCCGACCTTCGCCGAGGGCCGCACGAACGAAGCGCCGCTCAATGCCTACGGCTATTCGAAGTTCCTCTTCGATCAATATCTGCGGCGGCGCTGGGCCGACCGTACCGCTCCCGTGATCGGGCTGCGCTACTTCAACGTCTACGGCCCACGCGAGGCGCACAAGGGGCGCATGGCGTCGGTCGCGTTCCATTTCTATCGCCAGTTCCGGACATCGGGGCAGGTGCGGCTCTTCGAGGGCAGCGGTGGCTACGGGCCCGGCGAGCAGCGCCGCGACTTCGTCTCGGTGGAAGATGCCGTGCGCGCGAACCTGTATTTTCTCGACAATCCCGACCGCTCCGGCATCTTCAATGTCGGC from Betaproteobacteria bacterium encodes the following:
- the rfaE1 gene encoding D-glycero-beta-D-manno-heptose-7-phosphate kinase — protein: MAVAAPDMKRIAATRLLVVGDVMLDRYWFGEVSRISPEAPVPVVKVDRVEARPGGAANVARNVAALRAGVELLSVIGEDEAGETLEALLAEEDIPASLHRDAAVTTTVKLRVIGRQQQLLRIDFETWPSHETLAAKLAEFEELLPSADVVILSDYGKGGLAHIERMIALARERGTTVLVDPKGEDYVRYRGATLLTPNRAEFRQVVGRWRSETELEEKAQRLREELDLGALLVTRSEDGMSLFQASGCLHVPTVAREVYDVSGAGDTVIATLGVMLAAGTSLAEAVRHANRAAGIVVGKLGTAVATPEELFGA
- the rfaD gene encoding ADP-glyceromanno-heptose 6-epimerase, giving the protein MIVVTGAAGFIGANLVRGLNDRDESDILAVDNLTRGDKFANLVDCEIADYLDKEVFLRELADGTFDGEITAILHQGACSDTMERDGRYLMENNYRYTVTLFEHCQSEDVPFIYASSAAVYGAGPTFAEGRTNEAPLNAYGYSKFLFDQYLRRRWADRTAPVIGLRYFNVYGPREAHKGRMASVAFHFYRQFRTSGQVRLFEGSGGYGPGEQRRDFVSVEDAVRANLYFLDNPDRSGIFNVGTGAAQTFNEVAVATINACRAAAGEAPLGLGAMRQVGMIEYIPFPEGLKERYQSYTEADLGNLRKAGYDEPFLRVEEGVARYVDWMLERDGAAPVSRK